The genomic segment TCTGGGCCAAGCACAAGACCGAGGCTGTGCTCAGGCTACTGCGTGGTGAGGACATCGAGATTTTGAGCCGTGAACTTGGCGTGACCGCCGCCGCCCTGACCCGCTGGCGGGATCAATTCCTTGCTGGCGGTGCCGAGGGGCTCAAGAAGCGCTCACCCAAGGACGAGGCAGAGGTCAG from the Desulfocurvus vexinensis DSM 17965 genome contains:
- a CDS encoding helix-turn-helix domain-containing protein, translating into MTKDGMRGRGASSPVEGGHRPTGTGDEARKPPKRFWAKHKTEAVLRLLRGEDIEILSRELGVTAAALTRWRDQFLAGGAEGLKKRSPKDEAEV